One Leopardus geoffroyi isolate Oge1 chromosome C1, O.geoffroyi_Oge1_pat1.0, whole genome shotgun sequence DNA segment encodes these proteins:
- the FNDC5 gene encoding fibronectin type III domain-containing protein 5 isoform X1: protein MQAARGGAGRPGRAGRGPQRERQRPPGAGAASPCAAPGRPAGRAAMRPGPPRAALRLWLGCVCLALVQADSPSAPVNVTVRHLKANSAVVSWDVLEDEVVIGFAISQQKKDVRMLRFIQEVNTTTRSCALWDLEEDTEYIVHVQAISIQGQSPASEPVLFKTPREAEKMAAKNKDEVTMKEMGRSQQLRTGEVLIIVVVLFMWAGVIALFCRQYDIIKDNEPNNNKEKTKSASETSTPEHQGGGLLRSKFPNKPSVNIIEA from the exons ATGCAGGCGGcgcggggcggcgcggggcggccgggccgggcgggccgCGGGCCGCAGCGCGAGCGCCAGCGGCCGCCGGGCGCCGGAGCCGCGTCCCCCTGCGCCGCCCCGGGCCGGCCGGCCGGACGAGCCGCCATGCGCCCCGGGCCGCCCCGCGCCGCGCTCCGCCTGTGGCTGGGCTGCGTCTGCCTCGCGCTGGTGCAGGCGG acagcCCCTCGGCCCCAGTGAATGTCACTGTCAGGCACCTCAAGGCCAACTCTGCAGTGGTGAGCTGGGACGTCCTGGAGGATGAGGTTGTCATCGGATTTGCCATCTCTCAGCAG AAGAAGGACGTGCGGATGCTGCGCTTCATCCAGGAGGTGAACACCACCACCCGCTCGTGTGCCCTCTGGGACCTGGAAGAGGACACCGAGTACATTGTGCACGTGCAGGCCATCTCCATTCAGGGCCAGAGCCCAGCCAGCGAGCCAGTGCTCTTCAAGACCCCTCGTGAGGCTGAGAAGATGGCGGCCAAGAACAAAG aTGAGGTGACCAtgaaggagatggggaggagcCAACAGCTGCGAACCGGCGAGGTGCTGATCATCGTGGTGGTCCTGTTCATGTGGGCCG GCGTCATCGCCCTCTTCTGCCGCCAGTATGACATTATCAAGGACAACGAACCTAATAACAACAAGGAGAAGACCAAGAGTGCGTCGGAAACCAGCACACCAGAGCACCAGGGCGGAGGTCTTCTCCGCAGCAAG tttcCAAACAAGCCCTCGGTGAACATCATCGAAGCATGA
- the FNDC5 gene encoding fibronectin type III domain-containing protein 5 isoform X2, translated as MQAARGGAGRPGRAGRGPQRERQRPPGAGAASPCAAPGRPAGRAAMRPGPPRAALRLWLGCVCLALVQADSPSAPVNVTVRHLKANSAVVSWDVLEDEVVIGFAISQQKKDVRMLRFIQEVNTTTRSCALWDLEEDTEYIVHVQAISIQGQSPASEPVLFKTPREAEKMAAKNKDEVTMKEMGRSQQLRTGEVLIIVVVLFMWAGVIALFCRQYDIIKDNEPNNNKEKTKSASETSTPEHQGGGLLRSKI; from the exons ATGCAGGCGGcgcggggcggcgcggggcggccgggccgggcgggccgCGGGCCGCAGCGCGAGCGCCAGCGGCCGCCGGGCGCCGGAGCCGCGTCCCCCTGCGCCGCCCCGGGCCGGCCGGCCGGACGAGCCGCCATGCGCCCCGGGCCGCCCCGCGCCGCGCTCCGCCTGTGGCTGGGCTGCGTCTGCCTCGCGCTGGTGCAGGCGG acagcCCCTCGGCCCCAGTGAATGTCACTGTCAGGCACCTCAAGGCCAACTCTGCAGTGGTGAGCTGGGACGTCCTGGAGGATGAGGTTGTCATCGGATTTGCCATCTCTCAGCAG AAGAAGGACGTGCGGATGCTGCGCTTCATCCAGGAGGTGAACACCACCACCCGCTCGTGTGCCCTCTGGGACCTGGAAGAGGACACCGAGTACATTGTGCACGTGCAGGCCATCTCCATTCAGGGCCAGAGCCCAGCCAGCGAGCCAGTGCTCTTCAAGACCCCTCGTGAGGCTGAGAAGATGGCGGCCAAGAACAAAG aTGAGGTGACCAtgaaggagatggggaggagcCAACAGCTGCGAACCGGCGAGGTGCTGATCATCGTGGTGGTCCTGTTCATGTGGGCCG GCGTCATCGCCCTCTTCTGCCGCCAGTATGACATTATCAAGGACAACGAACCTAATAACAACAAGGAGAAGACCAAGAGTGCGTCGGAAACCAGCACACCAGAGCACCAGGGCGGAGGTCTTCTCCGCAGCAAG ATATGA